One Ananas comosus cultivar F153 linkage group 1, ASM154086v1, whole genome shotgun sequence DNA window includes the following coding sequences:
- the LOC109712642 gene encoding exocyst complex component SEC15A-like, whose amino-acid sequence MSAQSKKRTVVENGDGGIDMALAASIANSEDLGPIIRHTFETGKPEALLHHLRNIVKKKEVEIEELCKLHYEEFILAVDELRGVLVDADELKGMLSTENFRLQEVASDLLLKIEELLELYSIKKNVTEATQTLKICIQVSNLCITCNRHVSEGRFYPALKTLDLIEKDYLHSIPMKAFRKVIEKQIPTMKLYIEKKVCSEFNNWLVHIRSTARQIGQLAIGQAAAARQRDEEMRARQREAEEQSRSVVSDCVYTLHTENSDEDSVLEFDLTPVYRAYHIHTCLGIGEKFREYYYKNRLMQLNLDLQISTAQPFLESHQPFFAQIAGFFIVEDRVLRTAGGLLLESQVETIWETAIGKMTSILEEQFARMDTASHLLLIKDFVTLLGATLTRYGYRVTSLLEILDNSRDKYHDLLLSECRKQVNDILTNDPLEQMVIKKEYEYNMNVLAFHLQSSDILPAFPYVAPFSSSVPDVCRIVRSFIEDSFSYLSYGGIMNFYDVVKKYLDKLLIEVLNDSLLTLIHNSNSGVSQAMQVAANITVLERACDLFLLQAAQLCGIPRRLIERPHSGLTAKAVLKASQNVAYNSLLNLVNSKLDECTTLMNSINWTTDETSEHGNDYINEVLLFLESLISAARQILPLEALYKVGICALTHMCDSIVGAFLSESVKRFNLNAVMGIDNDLKMLESFADERFYSSGLSELRKDTSFRDCLVEARQLINLLVSNQPENFMNPVIREKNYGALDYKKVAAICDKFKDSPDRLFGSLSNRNTKQDARKKSMDVLKRRLRDFS is encoded by the coding sequence ATGAGTGCCCAATCTAAGAAGAGAACTGTGGTAGAAAACGGCGATGGAGGGATCGACATGGCCCTCGCAGCCTCAATCGCAAACAGTGAGGACTTGGGCCCAATCATAAGGCACACCTTCGAGACTGGAAAGCCTGAGGCCCTCTTACACCACCTCAGGAAcatcgtcaagaagaaggaagTCGAGATCGAGGAGCTCTGCAAACTCCACTATGAGGAATTCATCCTCGCTGTCGACGAGCTTCGCGGCGTGCTGGTCGATGCCGACGAGCTCAAAGGCATGCTCTCTACTGAGAATTTCAGGCTACAAGAGGTTGCGAGCGATCTTCTTCTGAAGATCGAGGAGCTTCTTGAGTTGTACTCGATTAAGAAAAATGTCACGGAGGCCACCCAAACATTAAAGATTTGCATACAAGTGTCTAACCTATGTATCACATGCAATCGACATGTATCAGAGGGTCGGTTTTACCCCGCGCTAAAGACTCTGGATTTGATCGAGAAGGACTATTTACATAGCATTCCCATGAAGGCTTTTCGGAAAGTGATTGAGAAGCAAATACCGACAATGAAGTTGTACATCGAAAAGAAAGTTTGTAGTGAGTTCAACAATTGGCTAGTGCACATAAGGAGCACCGCGAGGCAGATTGGCCAATTGGCTATAGGTCAAGCTGCGGCAGCTCGACAGAGAGACGAAGAGATGCGGGCTCGCCAGAGAGAAGCAGAAGAGCAGAGCCGTTCTGTCGTCAGCGATTGTGTATACACCTTGCACACCGAGAATAGTGATGAAGATTCGGTTCTGGAATTTGATCTCACCCCCGTTTACCGGGCTTACCACATTCATACCTGCCTTGGTATTGGGGAGAAGTTCCGTGAGTACTACTACAAGAATCGGCTCATGCAACTTAACTTAGATTTGCAAATTTCGACGGCTCAGCCTTTTCTCGAGTCTCACCAACCCTTCTTTGCACAGATAGCCGGATTTTTCATTGTAGAGGACCGAGTTCTGCGGACTGCAGGGGGTTTACTATTAGAGTCGCAAGTTGAGACGATATGGGAAACAGCTATTGGCAAGATGACGTCTATTTTGGAGGAACAATTCGCTCGTATGGATACTGCGAGTCACCTCCTCCTTATTAAGGACTTTGTGACCCTTCTAGGTGCAACTCTAACTAGATACGGTTATCGGGTCACCTCTTTACTCGAAATTCTTGATAATAGTAGAGACAAGTACCATGATCTTCTACTGAGCGAGTGCCGGAAGCAGGTAAATGACATTCTGACAAATGATCCACTTGAACAAATGGTTATAAAGAAGGAATATGAATACAATATGAATGTCTTGGCATTCCATCTCCAATCGTCAGATATTTTGCCTGCTTTTCCATATGTAGCGCCCTTCTCTTCTTCCGTGCCTGATGTCTGTCGAATCGTGCGGTCCTTCATTGAGGACTCATTTAGCTACTTATCATATGGAGGCATTATGAACTTCTACGATGTTGTGAAGAAGTATTTAGACAAACTTTTGATTGAAGTGTTGAATGATAGTTTGCTAACTTTGATTCATAATAGCAATTCGGGTGTGTCACAGGCAATGCAAGTAGCGGCAAATATTACAGTTCTCGAACGTGCTTGTGATCTTTTTCTCTTGCAAGCTGCCCAACTTTGTGGAATTCCTAGACGTCTCATTGAAAGGCCTCATTCTGGCTTGACCGCTAAAGCTGTACTAAAAGCCTCGCAGAATGTTGCATACAATTCCTTACTAAATTTAGTTAATTCCAAGTTAGATGAGTGTACGACGCTAATGAACAGTATCAATTGGACGACCGACGAGACCTCAGAACACGGGAATGATTACATCAATGAGGTCCTTCTCTTCCTTGAAAGCCTAATTTCGGCTGCTCGACAAATTTTGCCTTTAGAAGCTCTTTACAAGGTTGGAATCTGTGCTTTAACGCATATGTGTGATAGTATTGTGGGTGCATTCCTTAGCGAAAGTGTGAAGAGGTTTAATCTTAATGCCGTTATGGGCATCGATAATGATTTGAAGATGTTGGAGTCTTTTGCGGACGAGAGGTTTTACAGCTCGGGGTTGAGTGAGCTGAGGAAAGACACGAGCTTTAGAGATTGTTTGGTGGAAGCCAGGCAGTTGATTAACCTTCTGGTAAGCAATCAGCCGGAGAACTTCATGAACCCTGTTATAAGGGAGAAGAATTACGGTGCTTTGGACTACAAAAAGGTGGCCGCTATTTGTGACAAGTTCAAGGATTCGCCTGATAGACTTTTTGGGAGTCTTTCGAACCGCAATACGAAGCAAGATGCTCGGAAGAAGTCGATGGATGTGCTGAAAAGAAGGCTGAGAGATTTTAGCTGA